A genomic segment from Bryobacteraceae bacterium encodes:
- a CDS encoding tetratricopeptide repeat protein, translating into MPTLQQVLAGEAGLNAFFGLNEPQLLGIAALASNLYLQGQVDDARTLFEGLTAVQPSLYYGHAGLGAIALFRGDAAAAVGHLAKAAELNPNDASVQANLGEALLRTGDVAGAAGPLSRAMELDPEGRDEGANRARAILQSIGALESSIDRLQTAMA; encoded by the coding sequence ATGCCAACCCTCCAACAAGTCCTCGCCGGAGAGGCCGGTCTCAATGCCTTCTTCGGGCTCAACGAGCCGCAACTGCTGGGCATCGCCGCGCTCGCCTCGAACCTCTACCTCCAGGGCCAGGTTGACGACGCACGGACGCTGTTCGAAGGCCTCACGGCCGTCCAGCCGTCGCTCTACTACGGCCACGCCGGCCTCGGCGCCATCGCGCTCTTCCGCGGCGACGCGGCCGCCGCCGTCGGCCACCTCGCCAAGGCAGCCGAACTCAACCCCAACGACGCATCCGTCCAAGCCAACCTCGGCGAAGCGCTCCTCCGCACCGGCGATGTAGCCGGCGCCGCCGGGCCGCTCAGCCGGGCCATGGAGCTCGACCCCGAGGGCCGCGACGAAGGCGCCAACCGCGCCCGAGCGATCCTCCAATCCATCGGCGCTCTCGAATCGAGCATCGACCGTCTTCAGACGGCGATGGCGTAG